From a single Lolium rigidum isolate FL_2022 chromosome 7, APGP_CSIRO_Lrig_0.1, whole genome shotgun sequence genomic region:
- the LOC124675508 gene encoding histone H2A-like produces the protein MDVASTAAGAKGKKGAAGRKAGGGPRKKSVTRSVKAGLQFPVGRIGRYLKKGRYAQRVGTGAPVYLAAVLEYLAAEVLELAGNAAKDNKKSRIIPRHLLLAIRNDEELGKLLAGVTIAHGGVLPKINPVLLPKKTAEKAAKEPKSPKKTAKSPKKA, from the coding sequence ATGGACGTCGCAAGCACCGCGGCCGGAGCCAAGGGCAAGAAGGGAGCGGCGGGGCGGAAGGCCGGCGGCGGGCCGAGGAAGAAGTCTGTAACCCGGTCCGTCAAGGCGGGGCTCCAGTTCCCGGTCGGCCGCATCGGGCGGTACCTCAAGAAGGGCCGCTACGCGCAGCGCGTGGGCACGGGCGCGCCCGTCTACCTGGCCGCCGTCCTCGAGTACCTCGCCGCCGAGGTGCTGGAGCTCGCCGGGAACGCCGCCAAGGACAACAAGAAGAGCCGCATCATCCCGCGCCACCTGCTGCTCGCCATCCGCAACGACGAGGAGCTCGGCAAGCTGCTCGCCGGCGTCACCATCGCGCACGGCGGCGTGCTGCCCAAGATCAACCCCGTGCTCCTCCCCAAGAAGACGGCCGAGAAGGCCGCCAAGGAGCCCAAGTCCCCCAAGAAGACCGCCAAGTCGCCCAAGAAGGCCTAG